A window of Equus caballus isolate H_3958 breed thoroughbred chromosome 21, TB-T2T, whole genome shotgun sequence genomic DNA:
TACATTTTCCAGAAGCCTTATGAGAACAAAATCGTGTGCAATAAAAGCAGAATGAGTTTATTGCCAAAAATCAGTAGATAGTAAGAAACAAGGAGAAGATGCCACAAAATTGGGAAGTAACTATAGaaataataagtattttaaaataaaaatagtaaggGGATTGTAAGTTAACAAATTTGAAACTGtggatgaaatgaataaattcttagaaaatataatattCCAAAACTGGGCAGGAAACAATAGGGGCCCTGGATGCTCAAATaagttaaagaaactgaaatgttTAGTTAGGACCTTCCCTCCCTAACATCACGGCCCCAGCGGGTCTGCAGGTGAGCTCTCCTGAACTTTTAAGGAACAGTTGGTGTCTTATACATGTTCCTcaaaaaagcatagaaaatatatgaaatctaCTGCACTCACTTTGTCACGTTGAAGCAAACTTGATTCGAAAACCACATAGAATGTTTATAAGAACAGACGTTCGTGCTTCCCCAGTCCATGTGGACTAATGTACCCATAATAAGACAAAACCTAGTCCAACCCCATGTTTTACGAAAAATGGTACATTATGGGctaggccccgtggccgagtggttaaacttccatgtactccacttcagctgcccgaGTTGGTGGGTTCCAATGCCAGGCATagatctactccactcaccaaccacGCTGTGCAGGTgtctcacatgcaaaaaaatagaggaggattggcagcaaatgttagttcagggcgaatcttactcacaaagaaaaattgtatGATTAACTGGTGTATGTTTATCCCATGAATGACAAGGATGGTTGGGCATCAGAAAACCTACCATGAGATTCAAtacatgaataaaagaaaaaagaaaaaaacatatactTATTTCAATCAAGGTAggaataattctaaaattcaagtcctatttatgatttttttgagacgtaataacattatatagttttagttctacaaaataattatttaatatacagATGCATTTATGATTTTGTTAAAAAGCCTGTTTGCAACGTGCTGTGGAAGGGGACTTTCTTAGCTGGATAGATAATATAAGCTATGAAACTACTAATAGCATAACAAATGGGGGAAGATTTAGATGCAGAATTTTaggatcaggaagaagacaagccTACTCACTGTCTCTGCTGCTCTTTCCAGTGGAACTGACAGTCATGAGTGGTGCTACGacgggagaagagaaagaaggtgtATCAGGACTGGAAGGGAAGGACGCGATCACCCACCAGGAAAAGATCGAAGAGTCAGCACATGACACGTTACAACAACAGGAGAACACAGTGCTGCAGGAGGCAAAGCAATTCACAAGACTCATAGACTTCCTCATGGTATTACACCAGGAAGAATCATTGAACATGTAGGATTTAAGCAAACAGTAGGATAGCATATCCAATAGCGACACAAACTGTGAAGAAACAGCTCTCAAGCATTTTGGTCTCAGGATCCCTTTACACTCAAAGGTATTGAGGCCACGAAAGGGCTTTTGTTGGGGTGAATTATAATTATCAACTTTTACTGtattggaaattaaaactgagaatctttaaaaatattcagtatatttaaaagaacaataataagCCTATTTCATGTTAATATGAGTAATATATTTTTAGGAAAGCAATCACAGTTCTCAAAAAACAAGTAGTGCAAAGAGGGGCCtggttttgcatttttaaacataCGTCCAACGTCTGCCTTGAGGGGAGACAACCTGGCACTCGCATCTGCTTCTTCATTCAGTCCGTGACAATATGGTCTCTCAGTTGAAGCATTTGCGAAATACATCCTCACATGTAACTAGAAGGGTGAGGACCTGATGGACCACAGGGTTCCTCATATCACACTTGGAAAACCTCTgttataaaatatctaggaattaaCCCAAAACATACAACACCTCCAAAGTCAGAACTGTAACCACTAACAAAAATGCAGGTGATCTGAATACATGGAAAATCGCCCACACTCTTGGACAGGATGAGCTAATAATGGTTATGATGTCGGTTCTTCCTCAAATTATACCATCAGTGCAATTGCACTTACAATCCCCATTATTGGACTATAAATTTAATACTACCCTACATTTCCTTCTGACAAATAAATGTCGATGGAAAACTATACTGAtcttataaaaatggaataaatggagagataagCTCTCCCAGGTGTTGAGACACGTTATAGAGCAATGGTCGTTTTCAACAGCGTGAACCTGGAACAGACACAGATGCTGATTAAATTGACTGGAAAGCTCAGGAAATATCCCTGCATTATCAAAACCTAATATATGATGAAGGTGGCAGCGGAAATCAAAGGGAAAAGATGGATTTGTGGTGcaaaaaatgtccattttatgAAGCAaagtaaatcagaatttctgCTTAAGACCACATTCAAAGATGGAATCCAGGTGGATCAAGACataaatatgaaagataaagTATAAGGTTAGTAGGAGAAAGTGTAAGGAAATAACTTTGTGCTCTAGGAGCGGAGAAggatttctaaaacaaaatttcaaaagcagCAATGACAAGGTGATTTGAAAGACATGAAAATGTCTGCGtgaagtatttttgtttggtgGAGCATATCCTGGATAAAGTTAACAGGCAGCTAGAAAATTGGGAAAAGATCATTTGCAATGTCTAAAACTGTGAAGGGAATACTGTcaagaagaataaacaagaaaGCATAGGAAGCTCATCCCTgtatgggcaaaggatatgagcagacaAAACACAGCAGGAGGCACGAAGGTAAGTGAATAGGTGCCAggctaaagagagagagagagacacagagagagagagaacagcaaTGGAATTTCACTGTGCACCTATTCAATTCCAAAATCAGTAAACGCCCAGTGTTGATCGGGCTATGGGGAGAAGGGAAactggtgcactgttggtgggaggtAGAATGGTGAAAATTCAGACGATGTTCCTCTGCTCCTGAGTGTCTGTCTCAATTTCAAAAGCCTATTTATGAGGGGATGTGTAAGAGGATGTCTCCTGTAGGATTGCTTTTAGTGAGAGAGTTGGACAAGCCTGTCTGCCTATAATTGGGGAGAGGGCAGGTAAGCTGGGTTGGATGCAAATCCTGGAGCCCTAGGCAGGAATTAGATGTACACAGAGCAtcttaaataaattattctttaaaatactgTGGAGTGAATAAAGCAAAACACAGGATGAACTCTCTACCATGATTTCGTTTGGGCACATTACAAATGTAGGGCATGAAACCATCCTTGTGGGACTGCAACAGAGGCCACCTGTCATTATGCATTTGCTGAAACCCACAGCATGTTGAACACAGAGTAAACCCTAATGTGAACCATGGACTTTAGTGGATACTATTGTATTCATATTGGGGCATCAACTGTAAACATGTCCCTCACTGATACAAGATGTAAACAATAGAGGAAActgtgggcagggagaggaggtaCATGGAAACTCTTGATACATGCCGATCAATTttcctgtaaacctaaaactcctATAATTAAATAAAGTCCATtcacttaaaaagttaaaaaataatttaaaaacatttatgcaCCCAGAAAGCAATACATATCTCACAAGAACAAATACAAATCAGAGAGCACATATCAAGGATGTTAGAATGATTGTcaaaacacagaggaaatggggtgaaagaaagcaaattattaagtgaaataagagaaGGACCTTGTGCAAACTAACAATGAtcaaaagccacagactggaagttTCATTGACTCAAACCTCCGATCTGAAGTCCACCgtcaaataaaacagaaatatttttgtgaataaGTTGAGCCACTTCGCTGCCCGAGCACCTGAAGTTTTTGGCTCTGGGAGCAGGTCCACCTATTATTCGAGGGGTGAGACGTGAGTAGTCTCACTAGGGCATTTGTCCCCAGCTGTTCCTCCCAATATGGGTCAGCCTGGAGCTTGGAGGACACGGAAGCACCAGAACAGTGAGGAGCTCTCCTGCAGTGAGGGGCACTTTGCTGGAGCGAGGAAGACTGCACTGATCACCTGGAGAAGAAAGTCCCCACGCGGCCCCCCTCCCCAACCCAAGACCTGGCATCAACTTCCTTCCAAACCTCGTCCCTCCCTTCGCTGGGCCCTCTCTCCCCTACAAAGAGTTCCTGGCTTGTTCCGCGCCATGCCCTCCTCATGGCTCATCTCCTCTCCCTGGACCGCTGCAATGGGCTCCGGCCgttctcccctcctctgcccccggTCCAGGATGGCTTCCAGAGAGAACTTTCTGAGACGCACACGAGGTATGCAGTCATCACACCCAGGGTGCAAATCCCAGCTCTCGCTGTGTGTCTCTGAGGAAGACTTCCCGACTCTGAGTCTCCTCGccccaaatgaaaaatgaaagtactCAGAGAAGCGCCTTCAGAGGCTCGGTGAGGATTCATGTCAAGGGCTCAGAGTCCACCTAGTAAGCAGGGTGACCACTGACTTTGATATTGTTTTTGGCCTTGTGAGCTGTTTGTTCTCGTCCTTGTGTACCAGGCGGCACCCACTACTCCCTTTCTCAACTTTGGGCTCTGACCCCAGTGGGGCCTTAGTACCTGTGGTAACCTCACAATGCAGTTCCCCCAGAGGCTGACCCAAGCCACACACTCTCCTCAAGCCCCTGCCTCACCCCTACAGCCCACCTTCCCACCTCCTGATTGGCAGAAAGGCCATGCATCTCAGGACTGGGCTGCCCCTCTCCTCTGACATGTAGACACAGTTCTGTCCGCTCTGGTCTCCCAGAGGATGGCTCACACACAGGTGCTGAGCAAACATCATAACCCACAGGAGTGCATCCAGTgcaccctctgcctccccagtGTCTCCCCTCCCAGTTAGCAGGCGCCACCTTCCCCCAGCCCAGGTTGCAACAGTAGAGGCAAGACACACTCAAGGTGGCATTTCTCCACTTCTGCACTATTGACATCTGGAGCTGGATGATTCCATGCAGCTTGGGCTTCCTGTGAAGTGCacaatgtttagcagcatccctggccttggcccactagatgccaggagcattCATCCCTGCTCATGAATTGTGACACTCTAAAAGGTGTCCCAGATAtgtccaaatgtcccctggtTGGGAGAGTCACCCTGGGCTGAGAGCTGCTGACCTATGAGCTGTAGAGGACTCCTAGGCCAGTCACTCCGAAGGGACCCCGAATAGGCAACCCAAGAAGATCCCTCCCAAAGAAAGAGCCTCTCTTAGGACCCTTCTCCCTGGCCCTGACCGCATGTCCAGGCCATGAGGTGCTCCCCACAACTGTCTGATCCTGCCCTCCTACCCTCACAGTCCTGGTCCTCCTCAGCCTGGGCTGCCTCTCCCATGGAGCCTCCAGCAAGGGAGGGCATAAGAAGCTCTCCTGCTTGATGCTGTGAGCAACACACACAGGCAGGTGTGGGGCAGACCTCGGGGCTCCTCCAGCTGATGCCATGTGCTTTATCACTGCTGCAGCCTTCCAAGCACGCTGCTCCCCAGGGCCTCTCTGGGACGCCAACCTAGAGGATCTGTCCACAGGGtctggagaggccaggagggaccTCAGTGGGCCTTTGGGGCCCTGCAGCCTCCACTCAACCTCCAGCTCTGCACACACAGCAAGGGCCCTCTGCTACCTCTCTCTGCCCAGAGAGGCCCCAGCCCCTGCTGAAGGCTGAGGAGCTCCCAGTCTTGGGGAGACAGGGCTGGGTACAGACGCCTCAACTCGTTGGGGTCCAGCTACAGTCAGAGGGAAGGTGGGAGCTGGAGGAACCAGAGTGGGAATCCAGGGCTGTGCCCTGGGTGAGGACAGCTGAGGCTTCCCAGGATAAGGGCAATTTGGAGCTGGTCTTGGAGAGAGGATTCTCTTGGGCAATAGGAGTGCTCAGTGTCTTCTGGACAAAGTGGATAGCCCTGCCTCTGTTCCCAGTCAAGTTCTAGCCTGTCCTTGTGTCCTGCCACCAGTATATGCCTCTGAGTCACATAGTAAAACTTAATCTTTGGTCTTTTGGAGTTGTAGCTGGTTCATGATCCTCTGATAAGAGTGTAtttgtatgctaatgagatgactggtAGATGTGCATTTATCATTATAAAGTATCTTCTGCCTAAAACTACACGTATGCCTTGCCTTTGAGTAACAATTTCATCCCCCTTCCTGGGGATGAAACAATCAGGCCCCTTCCTGGATCCTCAGTCCTACTTGATTCCCAACACCAGCAggagagtcagacagacctaaAGTTCCAGGTGACTCCCTTCATTCACATGTCATGTGAACTGCACCAACATTTCTCATCTGTGTAAGGGGGTACCCGTATGTAGCCTCTGACCTCTCTTTGTGCCACCCTGAAATAGCACTTCTGCTCTTGAACACGTTCCCCAAATAGGTACAAGTAGCAAGGTAATGAGAAACTGATGTTTTCCCTTAAGTTacaagaggaaaaaggagaaaggatttCCATAAGATGTCAGATAGCAGCACCCTCCTAACACGCTGTGTGTTCTCACCCGAACACAGagccctcttttctttctctctccctccctcatgtCCCTTCTCTATCCTTTCCTCATGTGCAAACTGCCATCTTAcaacctctttctccttcttcctgcttctttcaGATTTTGCACCATATTCTTTCAAATCTAATTTGAAtcagataattttaaatgacTCCATCCCTCCTagtcctctctctctgtatttattCTGATTCCTTTACTCAGCTCAGCTCAACAGAGAAAACATCCCTTAGAGTGTTTCACTCCCAAAGGCGGTGAAGAACGTTAGACAGTAATCCATTTTCTCAGAGACAagcacttcattttcttttctacatttgttacaattaaaaagaaaaggataataaaaCACTAGACACAATGCTTGATACTCAGAAAGGACTCAGTGCTGGTGGCATTTATTATTAtcctatttttcttcattcatatTTGGTGGGGAGTAATAAAGTCTTCCCCTGCTTGTCCATTCAGGAAGGACCACGAGCATCAGTGCCCAGACACATCCAGGTGATGCTCCCCACTGGCCCACAGAGAGATGGCACATTCCTAGGCTTAGATACTGGATTGGAGTCCATCACACTGAGTCATTAACAAGAGATCGGGATTGCTCAGCCTCTGGAGCAGGAAgacaaaaaattacagaaaagcaAATAGCTAGATTGCACTCAACTCCTATGGAGTGTGGGTATTTTCACTCACTTGAGTCCTTACAACTGTCCAAATGCGAGACATCTTAGCCCTCCTATCATATTTCCTCATTCTCAAACAGTCTGTCATGAGTTGAGAGGACAGAATTTTCTGAGGAAGCTTTTTTTTATGGCATTCTTCAGCTCCTTATTCCTGAGGCTGAAAATGATTGGGCTAAGAAAGGGCGTGACAACTGTATAGGTGGTGGCCATCAGGGTGTTACTGTCCATAGAATGAGGGCCCTTGGGCTTGAGGTAGATGATGGAGGCAAAACCGTAGTGCACGACCACCACAGTGAGGTGGGACACACATGTGGAGAAGGTCTTGTGCCGGCCCTCAGCTGAGGGGATCCTCAAGATGGCAGCCACGATGAAGACATAGGAGAGGAATATGAGGAACAAACAACCCATCAGAGCCGTGACACAAACCAGGATCACACCCAAGGTGACAGAAGATGCCTCCTTCCCACAGGACAACTTCAAGAGGGAAAGTACGTGGCAGAAAAAATGGTGGATCGTATTAGACCCACAGAAGGTGAGATGAAAAACTATCAATGTCACCATCATCCCCATGACTGAGCCACCGGCCCAGGACCAGGACACAAGACGGACAAAGCCTCGGGTGCCCATGAGCACATTGTAGCACAGGGGGTGACAGATGGCCACGTAGCGGTCATAGCCCATGATCATGAGCAGGAAGGAGTGGGTGAAGCCAAACGTGAAGGAGAAGAACATCTGGCTGGCACAGGCCACAAAGGTGATGGAGTGATGGGTGGAGAGCATGTCCACCAGCATGCGAGGGGTGACAGCTACAGTGAACAGAATCTCAGAGATGGAGAGGGCACACAGGAAGaggtacatgggagtgtggaggctGTGCTCGCTCCAGATGGTGGCCATGATGAGCAGGTTCCCCAGCAACGTGAACAGGTACATCAGCAgatagaggaagaagaagatgggcaggaGATGCTGGGGGAAGGTGGAGAAGCCAATGAGGATGAATTCAGTCACCATGCTCCAGTTCTGACCAGGCAAGGATGCTGCGTCTGCTCAGATCAGAAACAGAATGAAGCAGGGTGATTAAAACATAGATTCTAACTGAGATTTGATGGCAATTTAAGAACTTTATACTATTGAACAATTGGCTTAACTTTTCTTGGTCTCACAATCTTCATGCATAGCAAGCAGTAAATCATAATAGTCCTTACCATCAATACAGGGATAAAGATAGAATGAGATCAGCATAATACATGCTTAAGACATAGTGTGACTGCTGGGTTTTACTAGCAGtcactaaaagaaataaaagatcccATATTGTAATTATTAAAGACAAGCAGAGTTGGTCAGAGTGGTATTCTCTCGAATGTGTGCCTGTTCAGGAAaacatatatttgggtcttgggcttagaaaaatcttttttctctcagaatctttttcttttaactgattaACTCATTTATGCTTGTTTTAATACTATTTTATTGGTACGTATATCTGCCATCTTACTTTGTATTTGTCTTTGCTCTTCTGAAGGAACGGAATAGACTGTTTGTAAAGAGAAGGATGGATGACTATATGCCAGGCAAATATACCAAGTGAAAGTTGATGCAGCAATCCTGATAACAGACAAAATGGATTTAAGGAAACAAGAATCATAATGTCTCCATTATGACCAgtcactaaaaggaaccaggaaaCCTGGAGAAATGGTCTGAGTACGAAAGAAAGCCTAGGACGTGTCTGCCATTGTGAATTGGAACTTTCCTTGAGTAATGGGCTAATGTTAAGAGGATACAGGAACCAGGTTGAAAATGTGCCCATTGGCCAAAGCTGATCATGAAAGAATGATCGTTGTACAGAGGATGGAGGGTGAAACTACATGATACCATGGGGAGTCGGTCAGACAAATTCGGAAGGCAGAACCTTCGCAGAAACTGGTCTGGTCTCATCAATAAACCAGGTGATGAAAAGGATGAAGAGAAATTCAAGTGACGTAACAAGCAGATGCAATAAACTGTGCTAGATTGGGTCCTGATGTAGATAAACCATCTGTAAAGCATTTTTATGACAACAGAGAAAACTTTGATCATGGTATGAATGATTAGATGTGGAAATATTAAGAAATCATTATTAATTTAATCATTAAGCATATTCTTGTTATTTTGGGTGGGAAGCAAAATATTCTCAGTATTTACATGCATGCTAAAATTTAACAATTACACACATACACCAAGTGataaagaaatgatattttataaatgttagaaGACCATCTTAGTGAGCAGCATAAATATCCTTAATTTATGAAGCAATACATCCTGGAATATTAAGTAATAATTAAACAACACAACATCAATGAAAGAGATATAAATAGAAATAGCTAAATCAATTATAGATAGATAAATTATAGTTAGATACTTTAACAGATTTCAGAAATGCGATTTGTGGATTATTAGCAAGAATGCAATTAATAATATTGAGACATTAGCTATTGGGTATATTtagactcttccaaaaaagtgaTTAAACATTGTTTTCAAACACAGAGAGGACTTTTACAAAAATCGACGCTATTAGGACATAAACACATTGTCCATCGTTGGCAAAGTTAAATATTATTTAGATTGTAATACACTAACAATAGAAATTAGGGAGAAGGAATAGCTTTCCAAATCTCTTCTGTTTGGAAGCTAAATTTACTGTTAAATAATCGAATGTTTTGACAGTAAAtcaaaaaaattcagaaatactttaattaaataaattaagcaTTGAATGTCAAATGTTTAATCCAAAATAGTCTTATTTGGGAAATATAcacctttaaatatatttatcaggaaatgaaatcaagaaaatatcaTACTAATAAAACGAATATCAGGTTATTGGAAAAGATTAgttagagagaaaaaaggagaagatgccagtaacaaaacacaaaattaacactgggaaataacaaaaataatggatatttttaaaatgactaaaaatataatgtgacaaatttgaatctatagatgaaataaataaattcttagaaaatataCAATTCCAAAACTGGTGCAGGAAAGACTAGGGGCCCTGGAtgtggaaataaattttaaagaagttGAGAAGTTTTGTCAAGGACTGTCCTTGCCTAATACTGTTGGCCCCAGTGAGTTTGCAGGTGAGCTCTCCTGAACTATAAGGAACAACTGGAACCTTATACACGttcttcaaaaaacagaaaaatatatatataatcgaCTGCAGTCATTTCCTCAGGTTAATGCAATCTCGATTCTAAAGCCAGGTAGAATGTTTCTAAGAGCACACATTTGCATTTCCCCTATCcgtatgaattttaaaatccatcATAAGACGTAACCTAGTCAAATGCAACAgtttatgaaaaacagtatattGTGATCACGTGGTGTGGGAAGATCCCATGAATGAGAAGGATGTTTGGACATCAGAAAACCTGTCATGTGACTCATcatataaataaagtaaaaaagaaaactcatataATCATTACAATCAGCCAGGATGATTGTAAAATTCAACTCCTATTCATGGTTTTATGAAAGGTCTCTTCACTGCATGAAATAGAAGGGGTCTTTCTTAGCTAGATACAGAATATGTACTACAAAATTAGCAAATCCTGTACTAAATGGGGAAACTAGACGCAATGTCTTAGGATCAGGCACAGGCCCAGGCTACTCACTGTCTCTGCTGCTCTTCAGCATGGAACTGGCCGTCATGGGCGGGGCTgtaaggagaggaaaagaaggggCGTCAGGATGGGAAGGGAAGAAACGTGATCGTCTACCCGGAGAAGATCCAAGCGGCAGGACGGGACACAGAGAACGACAGGAGAACACAAAGCAGCCAAAGGTGAATCTGTTTACAAAACTCACAGTCTCACAGTGTTCCTCATGTTGTCACCAGGAATATTCAATCAAATATAGAATTTAAGTAAGAAGTATGGTGACATTTCCCATAGTGACACAAACGATGAGGAATCAGCTCTCAAGCATTTTGATCTCAGGATCCCTTTACATTGAACAGGCAGAGGCCTCCAAGGACTCTATCAATTTTTATCATATTAGATGTTAAAGctgagaatctttaaaaatatttagtgattAGTATATTTAAAAGAACGATAATACACCACTTCATGTTAATACAAGTAACATGTTTTTAGGAAAGTAATTACATTTCTCAAAACACAGGTAGTGAGGATAGTGGCCTGGTTTTACAGTTTTGCAAATACACCTAATGTCTGACTTGAGGGGAGACAAGCTGGCACTCGCATCTGCATCTTCATCAGTCTGTGGCACACGCTGTTTTGGTTGAAGCATATGGCAAACACATCCCCACACGCAGTTGGAAAACTGAGGACCTGATAGACCCCAGGTTTCCTCGTATGACACTTTGAAATCCTCTGTTACAAAATATCTAATAACTAACCCAAAACATGCAACACCTCCAAAGACAGAAATTTTAACCA
This region includes:
- the OR10H4Z gene encoding olfactory receptor family 10 subfamily H member 4Z (The RefSeq protein has 2 substitutions compared to this genomic sequence), yielding MVTEFILIGFSTFPQHLLPIFFFLYLLMYLFTLLGNLLIMATIWSEHSLHTPMYLFLCALSISEILFTVAVTPRMLVDMLSTHHSITFVACASQMFFSFTFGFTHSFLLMIMGYDRYVAICHPLCYNVLMGTRGFVRLVSWSWAGGSVMGMMVTLIVFHLTFCGSNTIHHFFCHVLSLLKLSCGKEASSVTLGVILVCVTALMGCLFLIFLSYVFIVSAILRIPSAEGRHRTFSTCVSHLTVVVVHYGFASIIYLKPKGPHSMDSNTLMATTYTVVTPFLSPIIFSLRNKELKNAIKKSFLRKFCPLNS